A single window of Vigna unguiculata cultivar IT97K-499-35 chromosome 1, ASM411807v1, whole genome shotgun sequence DNA harbors:
- the LOC114177670 gene encoding ankyrin-3, with protein sequence MMVLANSGSGLRRQVFPVDYETELSQRLVEAAYYGDTDAAFDCVANPSVDVNFVGTVSFKSKTTEIVLQDESPHRVNSAYEEFKTELTALFLAAHTGNLTLLRKLLNVGANVNMRMFRGYATTASVREGHLKVLEVLINAGASQLACEEALMEASYLGRARFVELLMQSNMIRPQVAVHALVSACCRGFVEVVDVLIKHGVDANAIDRTLLQSSKPFLHANVDCNALFAAVVSRQIDVVRLLLQVGVRLDMKVKLGAWSWDTDTGEEFRVGVGLAEAYPITWCAVEYFESTGAILHMLLCHLSPNSLHIGRSLLHHAVICNNEKAVNILLNNGADAEVTVKTTEETKEHPLHIAARVGSCNILQCLINGGCNLDSQTKCGDTALMICTRNKHEKCLGVLASAGADLGIVNSSDHCATSIANFVQWTKVYHKVISDIIRAGKVVKSSNAARFSALLFATRANDIEGLKKLIENGNMNLNEQNANGFSAAMIAAVVCNVEAFKLLLYAGADVTTLKNKYGLTALNLVDVSQNSEVFHKVMLEYALKRVDDGSIEANPLHRAACYGDTNIVHKLLKEGYDVNAFDGEGYTPLMLAARGCRGEMCELLISHGAECDIENERHETALSLSRENGAGNDAERVILDELARKLVLGGAGVKKHTKCGKGSPHGKLLQMIGAAGILRWGKSSKRNVICKEAEVGPSEKFRWNRRRKFDVEEPGLFYVVTTKGKQVHFVCEGGVEMADLWVRGIQLVTREAISGRRAREV encoded by the exons ATGATGGTGTTGGCAAATTCTGGTTCGGGCCTTCGGAGACAGGTTTTTCCCGTTGATTATGAAACGGAGCTTTCGCAGCGTCTCGTAGAAGCGGCGTATTACGGCGACACCGACGCTGCGTTTGACTGTGTCGCCAATCCCTCTGTCGACGTTAACTTTGTCGGAACGGTGTCGTTTAAGTCCAAAACGACGGAGATCGTGCTGCAGGACGAGTCGCCTCACCGAGTTAACTCGGCGTACGAGGAGTTCAAGACCGAGCTCACCGCTCTGTTCCTGGCCGCGCACACAGGGAATTTGACACTTCTTCGGAAGCTTCTG AATGTTGGAGCTAATGTAAATATGAGAATGTTCCGGGGCTATGCCACAACAGCGTCAGTGAGAGAAGGGCATCTAAAAGTGTTGGAGGTCCTTATCAATGCTGGGGCATCACAACTTGCATGCGAGGAGGCTCTAATGGAAGCAAGCTATTTGGGGAGGGCCAGATTTGTTGAATTACTCATGCAATCCAACATGATTCGTCCTCAGGTTGCAGTTCATGCCCTTGTCTCTGCCTGTTGCAGAGGCTTCGTTGAGGTTGTTGATGTACTCATCAAG CATGGAGTGGATGCCAATGCAATTGATAGGACTTTGCTTCAATCTTCAAAGCCATTTCTTCATGCTAATGTTGATTGCAATGCATTATTTGCTGCTGTGGTCAGCAGGCAGATTGATGTTGTTAGATTACTGTTGCAG GTTGGAGTGAGGCTTGACATGAAGGTCAAACTGGGGGCATGGTCCTGGGACACAGATACAGGAGAAGAATTTCGTGTAGGTGTTGGACTAGCTGAGGCTTATCCAATCACTTGGTGTGCCGTGGAGTATTTTGAATCCACCGGTGCTATATTGCATATGCTGCTCTGCCATCTCTCACCTAATAGCTTACACATTGGGAGGAGTCTCTTGCACCATGCTGTCATTTGTAACAACGAAAAAGCTGTAAATATTCTTCTAAACAACGGTGCTGATGCAGAAGTGACTGTGAAAACCACTGAAGAAACCAAGGAGCACCCTCTTCACATTGCTGCACGGGTTGGATCATGCAACATTCTTCAGTGCCTGATTAATGGTGGCTGTAACTTGGATTCCCAGACAAAATGTGGAGATACAGCACTGATGATCTGCACAAGGAACAAACATGAGAAGTGCCTTGGGGTGTTAGCATCAGCAGGTGCTGATTTGGGAATTGTAAATTCATCTGATCACTGTGCAACTTCAATTGCAAACTTTGTCCAGTGGACTAAAGTCTACCATAAAGTGATATCAGACATAATCAGAGCCGGGAAGGTTGTTAAATCAAGCAATGCCGCTAGATTCTCCGCTTTGTTATTTGCAACTCGTGCAAATGACATAGAGGGCTTGAAGAAACTCATTGAAAATGGGAACATGAATCTGAATGAGCAAAATGCAAATGGATTTTCTGCTGCTATGATAGCTGCAGTAGTGTGTAACGTGGAGGCTTTCAAGTTGCTTCTTTATGCAGGGGCTGACGTGACTACGCTTAAAAACAAGTATGGTTTGACGGCACTTAACCTCGTAGATGTGAGCCAAAATAGTGAAGTGTTCCACAAGGTGATGCTTGAATATGCACTCAAAAGGGTAGACGATGGTTCAATTGAGGCAAACCCTCTCCACCGTGCAGCATGCTACGGAGACACAAACATTGTTCACAAACTACTAAAAGAAGGGTACGATGTAAACGCTTTTGATGGTGAAGGATACACCCCTTTGATGTTAGCAGCAAGAGGGTGCCGTGGTGAAATGTGTGAGCTTTTGATCTCACATGGAGCCGAATGTGATATTGAGAACGAGAGACATGAGACAGCCCTTTCACTTTCCAGAGAAAATGGTGCAGGAAATGATGCTGAACGTGTGATTTTGGATGAGCTAGCTAGAAAACTGGTCTTGGGTGGAGCTGGTGTGAAGAAGCATACAAAGTGTGGCAAAGGTTCACCTCATGGTAAGTTGCTACAGATGATTGGTGCTGCTGGAATCTTACGTTGGGGAAAATCAAGTAAGAGAAATGTGATTTGTAAAGAGGCTGAGGTTGGACCTAGTGAGAAGTTTCGATGGAATCGTAGGAGGAAGTTTGATGTTGAGGAACCAGGATTGTTCTATGTTGTTACTACAAAAGGTAAACAGGTACATTTTGTGTGTGAAGGTGGGGTTGAAATGGCTGATTTGTGGGTAAGGGGGATTCAATTAGTAACTAGAGAAGCCATTTCTGGTAGAAGAGC
- the LOC114180516 gene encoding OTU domain-containing protein At3g57810-like isoform X1: MPQTEKSLGNNLPIIRIPGDGRCLFRAVVYGACLRSGEPSPSLSRQKELADELRAKVVDEFIKRRADTEWFLEGDFETYTVQMRKPHIWGGEPELLMSSHVLQMPITVVMQDKNSSNLKVIAEYGEEYGKENPIGVIYHGYGHYDALLKCSSTYVQS, from the exons ATGCCACAGACAGAAAAATCGCTCGGTAACAACCTCCCAATAATTC GCATTCCAGGAGATGGTAGATGTTTGTTTAGGGCTGTGGTGTATGGTGCATGCCTCAGATCAGGTGAACCATCTCCAAGTCTTAGTAGACAAAAAGAACTTGCAGATGAACTTAGAGCCAAA GTTGTTGATGAATTCATCAAGAGGAGGGCAGACACAGAGTG GTTTCTAGAAGGTGACTTTGAGACCTATACGGTACAGATGAGAAAACCTCACATATGGGGAGGAGAACCTGAACTTCTCATGTCCTCACATGTTTTACA GATGCCAATAACAGTGGTGATGCAGGATAAGAATTCGAGTAACCTTAAAGTTATAGCTGAATACGGTGAGGAATATGGGAAGGAGAACCCTATTGGAGTTATTTATCATGGTTATGGCCACTACGATGCATTATTGAAGTGTTCCTCTACTTATGTGCAGTCTTAG
- the LOC114180516 gene encoding OTU domain-containing protein At3g57810-like isoform X2, producing the protein MPQTEKSLGIPGDGRCLFRAVVYGACLRSGEPSPSLSRQKELADELRAKVVDEFIKRRADTEWFLEGDFETYTVQMRKPHIWGGEPELLMSSHVLQMPITVVMQDKNSSNLKVIAEYGEEYGKENPIGVIYHGYGHYDALLKCSSTYVQS; encoded by the exons ATGCCACAGACAGAAAAATCGCTCG GCATTCCAGGAGATGGTAGATGTTTGTTTAGGGCTGTGGTGTATGGTGCATGCCTCAGATCAGGTGAACCATCTCCAAGTCTTAGTAGACAAAAAGAACTTGCAGATGAACTTAGAGCCAAA GTTGTTGATGAATTCATCAAGAGGAGGGCAGACACAGAGTG GTTTCTAGAAGGTGACTTTGAGACCTATACGGTACAGATGAGAAAACCTCACATATGGGGAGGAGAACCTGAACTTCTCATGTCCTCACATGTTTTACA GATGCCAATAACAGTGGTGATGCAGGATAAGAATTCGAGTAACCTTAAAGTTATAGCTGAATACGGTGAGGAATATGGGAAGGAGAACCCTATTGGAGTTATTTATCATGGTTATGGCCACTACGATGCATTATTGAAGTGTTCCTCTACTTATGTGCAGTCTTAG
- the LOC114183089 gene encoding U-box domain-containing protein 45-like, whose protein sequence is MWIMDLAEVEENLFAASDAKLHGEMCNSLSAILCKILLLFPSLEASRPRSKSGIQALCSLHVALEKAKNVLQHCSECSKLYLAITADSVLLKFEKAKCALEDSLKGVEDIVPQSIGCQIDEIVNELANTVFALDPSEKQVGDDLIALLQKGRKLSDSNDSSELECFHLAATTIGITSSRAALAERRSLKKLIERARAEDDKRKESIIAYLLHLMRKYSKLFRSEFSDEYDSQGSQPCSPTVQRSLEDGITGGHCHVFDRQLSKLSSFNFKSSNRESGQMLVLPEELRCPISLQLMIDPVIIASGQTYERVCIEKWFRDGHTTCPKTQQKLSHLSLTPNYCVKGLVASWCEHNGVPIPEGPPESVDFNYWRLALSDTESTNSRSANSVGSCKLKGVKVVPVEESGISEEMRGNAAENFSAQEEDHERYLSFLKVLSEGDDWKGKCKIVEQLRLLLRDDEEARIFMGANGFVDALMQFLQSAMHERNATALENGAMALFNLAVNNNRNKEIMISAGILSLLEEMISKTSSHGCVAALYLNLSCLEEAKDVIGTSQAVQFLIQILHARTEVQCKIDSLHALYNLSTLSSNIPHLLSSGIIETLQSLLANQGDCALTEKCLAVLINLAVSPPGREQMILAPALISALASTLDTGKLSEQEQATSCLLILCNRSEECCEMVLQEGVIPALVALSVNGTSRGREKAQKLLTVFREQRQRDHSPVNTNQCEPESSDFSMPPPETKPLCKSISRKKVVGKAFRFLWKSKSYSVSQC, encoded by the exons TTACATGGAGAAATGTGCAATTCTCTTTCTGCAATACTCTGCAagatattgttattatttcCTTCTTTAGAAGCATCTAGGCCTAGGAGCAAATCTGGAATTCAGGCATTATGCTCATTGCATGTAGCCTTAGAAAAGGCAAAGAATGTTCTTCAGCACTGCTCAGAATGTAGTAAACTTTACTTG GCTATAACCGCGGATTCTGttcttctaaaatttgaaaaggcTAAATGTGCTCTTGAGGATAGTCTTAAAGGGGTAGAAGATATTGTTCCTCAATCTATTGGTTGTCAG ATTGATGAAATTGTGAATGAACTTGCAAATACGGTATTTGCACTTGATCCATCAGAGAAGCAAGTCGGGGATGATTTAATTGCATTGCTTCAAAAGGGAAGAAAGCTTAGTGACTCTAATGACAGTAGTGAACTGGAATGCTTTCATCTAGCTGCTACTACTATTGGAATCACTTCTTCAAGAGCCGCACTTGCAGAAAGAAGATCTCTTAAAAAACTCATTGAAAGAGCTCGAGCTGAGGATGACAAGCGGAAAGAATCAATTATTGCTTACCTTTTACACCTTATGAGGAAATATTCCAAATTATTTAGAAGTGAGTTCTCTGATGAATATGATTCTCAGGGTTCTCAGCCTTGTTCTCCCACTGTTCAGAGATCTCTTGAGGATGGCATTACTGGTGGTCATTGTCATGTCTTTGACAGACAGCTTTCAAAACTTAGTTCCTTTAACTTTAAGTCAAGTAATAGGGAATCAGGGCAGATGCTCGTTTTGCCTGAAGAGTTACGATGCCCAATATCTCTGCAACTTATGATTGACCCTGTTATAATTGCTTCTGGGCAAACATATGAAAGGGTTTGCATCGAGAAATGGTTCAGGGATGGGCACACGACCTGCCCAAAGACGCAACAGAAACTTTCACATCTTTCTTTGACTCCTAATTACTGTGTGAAGGGTCTTGTGGCTAGTTGGTGTGAACATAATGGAGTTCCTATTCCTGAAGGCCCTCCTGAATCTGTTGATTTTAACTACTGGAGATTGGCGTTATCAGATACTGAATCCACAAATTCAAGATCTGCAAACAGTGTTGGCTCTTGCAAGTTGAAGGGTGTCAAAGTTGTTCCTGTAGAAGAGAGTGGTATCTCAGAGGAAATGAGGGGGAATGCAGCTGAGAACTTTTCTGCACAAGAGGAAGATCATGAACGGTATCTTAGTTTTCTTAAAGTCTTGTCAGAAGGGGACGATTGGAAGGGGAAGTGCAAAATAGTTGAACAGTTGAGGCTGTTGCTGCGGGATGATGAGGAAGCCAGGATTTTTATGGGGGCTAATGGATTTGTTGATGCACTTATGCAGTTTCTGCAATCAGCCATGCACGAAAGGAATGCGACGGCTCTTGAAAATGGAGCCATGGCTCTGTTCAACCTGGCTGTGAATAACAACAG AAATAAGGAAATTATGATATCAGCAGGAATCTTGTCGCTGTTGGAAGAAATGATATCAAAAACTAGTTCCCATGGTTGTGTAGCCGCCCTGTATCTGAATCTTTCTTGCCTTGAAGAAGCCAAGGACGTGATTGGTACGAGTCAGGCTGTCCAGTTCCTTATCCAGATTCTTCACGCCAGGACAGAAGTCCAGTGCAAGATAGATTCCCTCCATGCACTCTATAACCTTTCTACATTGTCCTCCAACATTCCACATCTCCTTTCATCTGGCATCATTGAAACCCTACAATCCCTTCTTGCAAACCAGGGTGATTGCGCTTTGACAGAAAAATGCCTAGCTGTTTTGATAAATTTGGCTGTTTCTCCACCAGGAAGAGAGCAAATGATTTTGGCTCCTGCACTCATAAGTGCCTTGGCTTCCACGCTGGATACCGGTAAGCTCTCGGAGCAGGAGCAAGCTACCTCTTGTCTTCTAATTTTGTGTAACAGGAGTGAGGAATGCTGTGAGATGGTCCTGCAAGAAGGCGTTATCCCTGCGTTGGTGGCATTATCGGTAAATGGAACATCAAGAGGAAGAGAAAAGGCTCAGAAACTTTTGACAGTCTTCCGAGAGCAGCGACAACGGGACCATTCACCTGTTAACACAAATCAATGTGAACCTGAAAGTAGTGATTTCTCTATGCCTCCTCCTGAAACGAAACCGCTATGTAAATCAATATCCAGAAAAAAGGTGGTAGGGAAAGCTTTTAGATTTCTCTGGAAAAGCAAGAGCTATTCTGTTTCCCAGTGTTAA